The following proteins are encoded in a genomic region of Roseinatronobacter sp. S2:
- a CDS encoding L-malyl-CoA/beta-methylmalyl-CoA lyase translates to MSFRIQPAPPARPNRCQLFGPGSRVALFQKMAASDADVINLDLEDSVAPSDKDTARANIIAATHDVDWGNKYLSVRINGLDTPFWYRDVVDLLEQSSDRLDQIMIPKVGCAADVYAVDALVTAIEAAKGRKRRISFEVIIESAAGIANVDEIAASSPRLQAMSLGAADFAASMGMATTGIGGTQENYYMLHDGARHWSDPWHWAQSAIVAACRTHGVLPVDGPFGDFSDDEGFRAQARRSATLGMVGKWAIHPKQIALANDVFTPSNEAVAEAREILAAMEAAKARGEGATVYKGRLVDIASIKQAEVIVRQSEMISG, encoded by the coding sequence ATGAGCTTTCGTATCCAACCGGCCCCGCCTGCGCGCCCCAATCGCTGCCAGTTGTTCGGGCCAGGCTCGCGCGTTGCGTTGTTTCAGAAGATGGCGGCATCGGATGCGGATGTCATTAACCTTGATCTGGAAGATTCGGTCGCCCCGTCCGACAAGGACACGGCGCGTGCGAATATCATCGCCGCGACCCATGATGTGGATTGGGGCAATAAATACCTGTCGGTGCGTATCAACGGGCTGGATACGCCATTCTGGTATCGTGATGTTGTTGATTTGCTGGAACAATCCAGCGACCGGCTAGACCAGATCATGATCCCGAAAGTGGGCTGTGCAGCGGATGTCTATGCGGTTGATGCGCTGGTCACGGCCATTGAAGCAGCCAAAGGGCGCAAGCGGCGCATCAGTTTTGAAGTGATTATCGAATCTGCGGCAGGCATTGCGAATGTCGATGAGATTGCAGCATCCAGCCCGCGCTTGCAGGCCATGAGTCTGGGTGCGGCTGATTTCGCGGCATCCATGGGCATGGCCACGACAGGGATCGGCGGCACGCAGGAAAATTACTACATGCTGCATGACGGCGCGCGCCATTGGTCGGACCCGTGGCACTGGGCGCAATCCGCCATTGTCGCGGCCTGCCGGACGCATGGGGTTTTGCCGGTTGACGGACCGTTCGGGGATTTCAGCGATGATGAAGGGTTTCGCGCGCAGGCGCGGCGCTCTGCCACGCTGGGCATGGTGGGCAAATGGGCGATCCACCCCAAACAGATCGCGCTGGCCAACGACGTGTTCACCCCGTCGAATGAGGCGGTGGCCGAAGCCCGTGAAATTCTGGCCGCGATGGAGGCTGCGAAAGCGCGCGGCGAAGGGGCGACAGTCTATAAGGGGCGTCTGGTTGATATTGCATCGATCAAACAGGCCGAAGTGATTGTGCGCCAGTCCGAGATGATTTCGGGCTGA
- the dgcN gene encoding N-acetyltransferase DgcN, with protein sequence MIQTPYLLFLGDAPDPLAAKVAQGIKDWRPDYAIGQFRMEGCRADMGLPDMTLADAKAAGAKTLVIGVANRGGVISSAWKKVLVTALEEGFDLASGLHNLLRDEPDLKAVAEATGRQLHDVRVPSVKYPIANGEKRSGKRCLAVGTDCSVGKMYTALCMEREMVARGMKATFRATGQTGILITGDGVPLDAVIADFMAGAIEWLTPDNDADHWDLIEGQGSLFHVSYSGVTMALIHGGQPDALILSHEPTRTHMRGLPGYALPELTDLRDTALHLARIANPAAQVIGISVNTAAMSEQDALEYCARVEAEMGLPTVDPYRHGAGKLVDALAAL encoded by the coding sequence ATGATTCAGACCCCTTACCTGCTGTTCCTGGGCGATGCGCCCGATCCGCTTGCCGCAAAGGTCGCGCAGGGCATCAAGGATTGGCGCCCGGACTACGCCATCGGCCAGTTCCGTATGGAGGGTTGCCGCGCAGATATGGGCCTGCCCGACATGACACTGGCCGACGCCAAAGCGGCAGGGGCCAAAACGCTGGTCATCGGTGTGGCCAATCGCGGCGGCGTCATTTCGAGCGCCTGGAAAAAGGTTCTGGTGACAGCCCTTGAAGAAGGCTTCGATCTGGCATCGGGGCTGCACAACCTGCTGCGCGACGAGCCGGACCTGAAAGCCGTGGCCGAGGCGACAGGACGCCAGTTGCACGACGTGCGTGTTCCATCGGTGAAATACCCCATCGCCAATGGCGAAAAACGCAGCGGCAAACGGTGTCTGGCCGTTGGAACCGATTGCTCGGTGGGCAAAATGTATACGGCCCTGTGCATGGAGCGCGAAATGGTCGCGCGTGGCATGAAAGCCACGTTTCGCGCAACCGGCCAGACCGGTATTCTGATTACCGGCGACGGTGTGCCGCTGGATGCGGTGATCGCGGATTTCATGGCAGGCGCCATCGAGTGGCTGACGCCGGACAATGATGCTGACCACTGGGATCTGATCGAAGGGCAGGGCAGCCTGTTTCATGTGTCCTATTCCGGTGTGACCATGGCCCTGATCCATGGCGGACAGCCCGACGCATTGATCCTGTCGCATGAACCCACGCGCACGCATATGCGCGGGCTGCCCGGATACGCCCTGCCGGAATTGACAGATTTGCGTGACACCGCGCTGCATCTGGCACGCATCGCAAACCCGGCGGCACAGGTGATCGGGATTTCGGTCAACACGGCCGCCATGAGCGAGCAGGACGCGCTGGAGTATTGCGCCAGGGTTGAGGCGGAGATGGGCCTGCCGACTGTGGACCCGTATCGTCACGGGGCGGGAAAACTGGTGGATGCGCTGGCCGCGCTATAA
- the dgcA gene encoding N-acetyl-D-Glu racemase DgcA, translated as MLTVTHDRFRLAEVFTIARGSRTHADVVTVSLLRDGASGRGECVPYARYGESIDSVRREIEALATGIGREALQDVLPAGAARNAVDCALWDREAKRAGKRVWELAGLTAPGPLVTAFTLSLDTPDKMEAAARRHAARPLLKIKLGTPDDMPRLEAVRRGAPDTRIIIDANEGWSAEVYAELAPHLIGLGVAMVEQPLPAGDDGMLGEIARPLPVCADESCHDRASLPALKGKYDMVNIKLDKTGGLTEALALRDAARADGFGVMVGCMVGSSLAMAPAVLVAQGADIVDLDGPLLLAEDRDPPLIYDEQGVHPSTAALWG; from the coding sequence ATGTTGACAGTGACCCATGACAGGTTTCGACTGGCCGAGGTGTTTACAATCGCGCGCGGATCGCGGACGCATGCGGATGTGGTGACTGTGAGCCTGCTGCGTGACGGTGCAAGCGGGCGCGGGGAATGTGTGCCTTATGCAAGATACGGGGAGAGTATCGATTCGGTCCGTCGCGAGATTGAGGCGCTGGCAACCGGAATCGGGCGGGAGGCGTTGCAGGATGTTTTGCCAGCCGGTGCCGCGCGCAATGCCGTTGATTGTGCCTTGTGGGACCGGGAGGCCAAGCGGGCAGGAAAACGCGTGTGGGAGTTGGCGGGCCTGACGGCACCCGGACCGCTGGTGACGGCATTTACCCTGTCGCTGGATACGCCCGACAAGATGGAAGCGGCGGCGCGGCGCCATGCCGCGCGCCCCTTGCTGAAGATCAAGCTGGGCACCCCTGACGACATGCCGCGGCTGGAAGCCGTGCGACGCGGGGCGCCCGATACGCGCATTATCATTGACGCGAATGAAGGCTGGAGTGCCGAGGTGTATGCAGAGCTTGCGCCACATCTGATAGGGTTGGGCGTGGCCATGGTCGAGCAACCGCTGCCCGCAGGCGACGATGGCATGCTGGGTGAAATTGCGCGCCCGCTGCCGGTTTGCGCTGACGAGTCCTGCCATGACCGCGCCAGCCTGCCTGCGCTGAAGGGCAAGTATGACATGGTCAATATCAAGCTGGACAAGACCGGCGGGCTGACAGAGGCGCTGGCCCTGCGCGACGCCGCGCGCGCGGACGGGTTTGGCGTGATGGTGGGCTGCATGGTTGGCAGTTCGCTGGCCATGGCCCCTGCGGTACTGGTGGCGCAAGGGGCGGATATTGTCGATCTTGACGGCCCGCTTTTGCTGGCAGAGGATCGTGATCCGCCGCTGATTTATGATGAACAGGGGGTTCATCCTTCGACGGCTGCGCTTTGGGGTTGA
- the ilvD gene encoding dihydroxy-acid dehydratase, with protein sequence MPRYRSRTTTHGRNMAGARGLWRATGMKEDDFGKPIIAIVNSFTQFVPGHVHLKDLGQMVAREVEKAGGVAKEFNTIAVDDGIAMGHDGMLYSLPSREIIADSVEYMVNAHCADAMVCISNCDKITPGMLMAAMRLNIPVVFVSGGPMEAGKIDVDGVDKALDLVDAMVAAADEKYTDAQVQAIEEAACPTCGSCSGMFTANSMNCLTEALGLSLPGNGSTLATHADRKQLFLRAGRVIVDLAKRYYEQDDESVLPRNVASFKAFENAMSLDIAMGGSTNTVLHLLAAAHEGEIDFTMQDIDRLSRRVPCLCKVAPAKDDVHMEDVHRAGGIMSILGELDRAGLLHSDLPTVHSPTMAEALSTWDVRRTNNPDVHKFFAAAPGGVRTTTAFSQDRRYDSVDMDRQNGVIRDKEHAFSQDGGLAVLFGNLAEQGCIVKTAGVDDSILKFKGPARVYESQDDAVSGILTGKVKAGEVVIIRYEGPRGGPGMQEMLYPTSYLKSKGLGAACALVTDGRFSGGTSGLSIGHVSPEAEEGGLIGVVETGDMIEIDIPNRTIHLAVDDATLAARRAAQDEKGWIPAKPRPRKITTALRAYAALTTSAAMGAVRKLPEGF encoded by the coding sequence ATGCCAAGATACCGCTCTCGCACGACGACACATGGACGCAACATGGCAGGCGCACGCGGCCTGTGGCGCGCAACGGGGATGAAGGAAGATGATTTCGGCAAGCCCATCATTGCCATTGTCAACAGCTTCACCCAGTTCGTGCCGGGCCATGTGCATCTGAAGGATCTGGGCCAGATGGTCGCGCGCGAGGTCGAAAAAGCCGGTGGCGTGGCCAAGGAATTCAACACTATTGCGGTGGATGACGGCATTGCCATGGGCCATGACGGGATGCTGTATTCCCTGCCTTCGCGTGAAATCATCGCCGATTCGGTCGAGTATATGGTGAATGCCCATTGCGCGGATGCGATGGTGTGTATTTCCAACTGCGACAAGATCACACCGGGCATGCTGATGGCGGCCATGCGGCTGAATATTCCGGTCGTGTTCGTGTCCGGCGGGCCGATGGAGGCGGGCAAGATCGACGTGGATGGCGTGGACAAGGCGCTGGATCTGGTCGACGCGATGGTTGCGGCTGCCGATGAGAAATACACCGATGCACAGGTTCAGGCGATTGAAGAAGCAGCCTGCCCGACATGCGGGTCCTGTTCTGGCATGTTCACCGCCAATTCCATGAACTGCCTGACCGAAGCGCTGGGTCTGTCCCTGCCGGGCAACGGGTCGACGCTGGCCACACATGCCGACCGCAAGCAGCTGTTCCTGCGCGCGGGCCGTGTCATCGTTGATCTGGCCAAGCGGTATTACGAGCAAGATGACGAAAGCGTATTGCCGCGCAATGTTGCAAGCTTCAAGGCATTCGAGAATGCGATGTCGCTGGATATTGCCATGGGCGGGTCCACGAACACGGTTCTGCACCTGCTGGCGGCCGCGCATGAGGGTGAGATTGATTTCACCATGCAGGATATTGACCGCCTGTCGCGGCGCGTGCCCTGCCTGTGCAAGGTCGCGCCTGCAAAGGATGATGTGCATATGGAAGATGTTCACCGCGCCGGTGGCATCATGTCGATCCTTGGGGAACTGGACCGCGCAGGCCTGCTGCACAGCGATTTGCCGACAGTTCACAGCCCCACCATGGCCGAGGCCCTGAGCACATGGGATGTCCGGCGCACCAATAACCCCGATGTTCACAAATTCTTTGCCGCAGCCCCCGGTGGCGTGCGCACAACGACCGCGTTTTCACAAGATCGCCGGTATGACTCCGTCGATATGGACCGCCAGAACGGCGTGATCCGCGACAAGGAACATGCGTTTAGCCAGGATGGCGGGCTTGCGGTGTTGTTTGGCAATCTGGCCGAACAGGGCTGCATTGTAAAAACCGCCGGTGTGGACGATTCCATTCTGAAATTCAAAGGCCCTGCGCGGGTTTATGAATCGCAAGATGATGCGGTCAGCGGCATTCTGACCGGTAAGGTGAAGGCGGGTGAGGTGGTGATCATCCGCTATGAGGGGCCGCGCGGGGGCCCTGGCATGCAGGAAATGCTGTATCCGACCAGTTACCTGAAATCCAAAGGTCTGGGTGCGGCCTGCGCGCTGGTGACCGACGGGCGGTTTTCAGGCGGCACATCCGGCCTGTCGATTGGCCATGTCAGCCCCGAAGCTGAAGAAGGCGGGCTGATCGGGGTGGTGGAAACCGGCGATATGATCGAGATCGACATTCCCAACCGCACCATTCATCTGGCTGTGGATGACGCAACCCTTGCCGCGCGCCGTGCAGCGCAGGATGAAAAGGGCTGGATCCCCGCAAAGCCGCGCCCCCGCAAGATTACAACGGCGCTGCGTGCCTATGCTGCGCTGACCACATCGGCGGCCATGGGGGCCGTGCGCAAATTGCCCGAAGGATTCTAG
- a CDS encoding D-amino-acid transaminase, which produces MSRIVYVNGDYLPEDEAKVSIFDRGFLMADGVYEVTTIIDGKLIDFDGHFQRLERSLGELDIENPLPREDWLEVHRQLVAQNDVEQGMIYLQVTRGAPGDRDFVFPDPETTTPTVVLFSQSNPALVDSPKAQQGIKVVTIDDIRWGRRDIKTVQLLYPSMGKMMAIKQGADDAWMVQDGAVTEGTSNNAYIIKDGRIITRALSNDILHGITRAAVLRFAREAQMPVEERSFTVEEAKAADEAFVTSASAFVMPVVEIDGTTLGNGAPGPLALRLREIYIEESRKSAI; this is translated from the coding sequence ATGAGCCGTATCGTCTATGTGAATGGTGACTACCTGCCTGAGGACGAGGCAAAGGTGTCCATCTTTGACCGCGGTTTTCTGATGGCTGATGGTGTCTATGAAGTCACAACAATCATAGATGGCAAGCTTATCGATTTTGACGGGCATTTCCAGCGGCTGGAACGGTCGCTTGGGGAACTGGACATTGAAAACCCCCTGCCGCGCGAAGACTGGCTGGAGGTGCATCGCCAGCTGGTTGCGCAAAATGATGTCGAACAGGGCATGATTTATTTGCAGGTCACGCGCGGCGCACCGGGGGACAGGGATTTCGTGTTCCCCGACCCTGAAACCACCACGCCGACGGTCGTGCTGTTCAGCCAGTCAAACCCCGCACTGGTGGACAGCCCGAAAGCGCAACAAGGTATCAAGGTTGTTACCATTGACGATATCCGCTGGGGGCGGCGCGACATCAAGACAGTGCAACTGCTGTATCCGTCAATGGGCAAGATGATGGCCATCAAGCAAGGCGCGGATGATGCATGGATGGTGCAGGATGGTGCTGTGACCGAAGGCACGTCGAACAACGCCTATATCATCAAGGACGGGCGCATCATCACCCGTGCGCTGTCCAATGACATTCTGCACGGGATCACCCGCGCAGCCGTGTTGCGCTTCGCCCGAGAGGCGCAAATGCCGGTCGAGGAACGCAGTTTCACCGTGGAAGAGGCAAAAGCTGCGGATGAGGCGTTCGTTACCTCTGCCAGTGCATTTGTGATGCCGGTGGTGGAAATTGACGGGACAACGCTGGGCAACGGCGCACCGGGGCCGCTGGCACTGCGGTTGCGCGAAATCTACATTGAAGAAAGCCGTAAATCCGCGATCTGA
- a CDS encoding DUF1244 domain-containing protein: MDDNTRTELEAAAFRALLAHLDKRNDVQNIDMMNLAGFCRNCLSRWYQEAANARGLDMDKDAAREAIYGMPYADWREKYQTEAGADKQAAFRKSFAENVAQPKDG; the protein is encoded by the coding sequence ATGGACGACAACACGCGCACCGAACTGGAAGCCGCCGCTTTTCGCGCACTTCTGGCGCATCTGGACAAACGCAACGATGTGCAGAATATCGACATGATGAACCTTGCCGGGTTCTGTCGTAACTGCCTGTCACGCTGGTATCAGGAAGCAGCCAACGCGCGCGGGCTGGACATGGACAAGGACGCCGCGCGCGAAGCGATCTATGGCATGCCTTATGCAGACTGGCGCGAAAAATACCAGACAGAGGCAGGCGCGGACAAACAGGCCGCGTTCAGGAAATCCTTTGCCGAGAATGTCGCGCAACCCAAAGACGGATAG
- the pyk gene encoding pyruvate kinase, with product MTALRRHRMIKIVATLGPSSSTYEMIRALFEAGADVFRLNMSHGTHEETAQRHAIIRKVEADLGRPIGILADLQGPKLRIGAFADGPVDLQVGQAYRLDLDDTPGDQKRVNLPHPEIFEVLEPGAELLVNDGKVRLKVNDCGPDFADCTVTVGGVISDRKGVNVPDAVLPVAALSEKDRKDLEFACRLGVDWLALSFVQRPSDVLEARELAQGRAAILSKIEKPAAVKAFDEILAVSDGIMVARGDLGVELPVQNVPPIQKRLVRKSRAAAKPVIVATQMLESMIESPMPTRAEVSDVATAIYEGADAVMLSAESAAGQFPIEAVTTMNNVAIEVESDPNYVDVIDASRKHVHHHSIADGIVAAARELAEKTDIAAICCFTESGTTASLVARERPHVPILALTPFVGVARRYSLTWGVHCEQVTEVERFKQAVINAVRVTRKYGFATEKDQILVTAGIPFNQPGTTNILRVAPCAEHLIVQGEPE from the coding sequence ATGACTGCCCTACGTCGCCACCGCATGATCAAGATTGTCGCCACACTTGGGCCATCCTCGTCCACATACGAGATGATCCGCGCCCTGTTTGAAGCCGGGGCCGATGTGTTCCGCCTGAACATGAGCCATGGCACACATGAGGAAACGGCCCAGCGTCACGCCATTATCCGCAAGGTCGAGGCCGATCTGGGCCGCCCTATCGGCATTCTGGCGGATCTTCAGGGGCCAAAATTGCGGATTGGGGCCTTTGCCGATGGTCCTGTGGATTTGCAGGTCGGGCAGGCATATCGCCTTGATCTGGACGATACACCGGGCGATCAAAAACGCGTCAACCTGCCCCATCCCGAAATTTTTGAAGTTCTTGAACCCGGCGCGGAATTGCTGGTGAATGACGGCAAGGTGCGGTTGAAAGTCAATGACTGCGGGCCGGATTTCGCAGATTGCACTGTCACGGTCGGCGGGGTCATTTCGGACCGCAAAGGCGTGAACGTGCCGGATGCTGTGCTGCCGGTTGCAGCCCTGTCCGAAAAGGACCGCAAGGATCTGGAATTTGCCTGCCGTCTGGGTGTCGACTGGCTGGCGCTGTCTTTTGTGCAGCGCCCCTCGGATGTGCTGGAAGCGCGCGAACTGGCGCAGGGCCGCGCGGCAATTCTGTCCAAGATTGAAAAACCCGCCGCAGTAAAGGCATTTGACGAAATTCTTGCCGTGTCTGATGGCATCATGGTGGCGCGTGGCGATCTGGGTGTGGAACTGCCCGTCCAGAATGTGCCGCCCATTCAGAAACGTCTGGTGCGCAAGTCGCGCGCGGCGGCAAAACCTGTGATCGTGGCAACCCAGATGCTGGAATCCATGATCGAAAGCCCCATGCCAACCCGCGCCGAAGTGTCAGACGTGGCAACCGCCATCTATGAAGGGGCAGATGCGGTGATGTTGTCGGCCGAATCCGCCGCAGGCCAGTTCCCGATTGAAGCTGTGACCACAATGAACAATGTGGCGATCGAGGTTGAAAGCGACCCGAACTATGTCGATGTGATCGACGCGTCGCGCAAGCATGTGCATCACCATTCGATTGCCGATGGCATTGTCGCGGCTGCCCGCGAACTGGCCGAGAAAACAGATATTGCCGCCATTTGCTGCTTTACCGAATCGGGCACCACGGCCAGCCTTGTTGCGCGTGAACGCCCGCATGTGCCAATTCTGGCGCTGACGCCCTTTGTCGGCGTTGCGCGGCGCTATTCGCTGACATGGGGTGTTCATTGCGAACAGGTCACCGAGGTCGAGCGCTTCAAGCAGGCTGTCATCAATGCGGTGCGCGTCACACGCAAATACGGCTTCGCGACCGAAAAGGACCAGATTCTTGTGACCGCGGGTATCCCGTTCAACCAGCCCGGCACCACCAATATTCTGCGCGTTGCCCCCTGCGCGGAACACTTGATTGTTCAGGGAGAGCCAGAGTAA
- the rpmI gene encoding 50S ribosomal protein L35, producing MPKMKTKSGAKKRFSMTASGKVKAGQAGKRHGMIKRTKKFIRDARGNTILSDQDARIVKKYMPYDR from the coding sequence ATGCCCAAGATGAAGACCAAATCAGGCGCAAAAAAGCGCTTTTCCATGACCGCCAGCGGCAAGGTCAAAGCAGGTCAGGCCGGCAAACGCCACGGCATGATCAAGCGGACCAAGAAGTTCATTCGCGACGCACGCGGCAATACCATCCTGTCTGATCAGGATGCGCGTATCGTCAAGAAATATATGCCCTACGACCGCTAA
- the rplT gene encoding 50S ribosomal protein L20, producing the protein MSRVTSGKVTHARHRKVVKAAKGYYGARSRNFRTATQAVDKANQYATRDRKVRKRNFRALWIQRINAAVREIDPSLTYSRFINALGLAGIEVDRKVLADLAVHEPEAFGQIVAKAQAAMA; encoded by the coding sequence ATGTCCCGAGTTACTTCCGGCAAAGTCACCCATGCCCGTCACCGCAAGGTCGTAAAAGCCGCAAAAGGCTATTATGGCGCGCGGTCGCGCAATTTCCGCACTGCAACGCAGGCGGTCGACAAGGCCAACCAATACGCAACACGCGACCGCAAGGTACGCAAGCGCAACTTCCGCGCGCTGTGGATTCAGCGCATCAACGCGGCCGTGCGTGAAATCGACCCGTCGCTGACCTATTCGCGTTTTATCAACGCACTGGGTCTGGCCGGTATCGAAGTGGACCGCAAGGTTCTGGCCGATCTGGCCGTGCATGAACCCGAAGCATTTGGCCAGATCGTGGCCAAGGCACAGGCTGCAATGGCCTAA